A single uncultured Methanolobus sp. DNA region contains:
- the hisE gene encoding phosphoribosyl-ATP diphosphatase produces MPETDLSILNELYDIIKDRKENPSENSYVCSLLSHRKGIDKILEKVGEESIETILAVKSENKEEMIYESSDLLFHLMVMFVAKGITLDELATELKKRRK; encoded by the coding sequence ATGCCTGAAACTGATCTCTCAATACTCAACGAACTTTATGATATTATAAAGGACAGAAAAGAGAATCCTTCTGAAAACTCATACGTATGTTCCCTGCTCAGTCACAGAAAAGGAATCGACAAGATACTGGAAAAGGTAGGAGAGGAATCCATAGAAACCATCCTTGCTGTAAAGAGCGAGAACAAGGAAGAGATGATATATGAATCATCAGACCTTTTGTTCCATCTTATGGTTATGTTCGTGGCTAAAGGAATAACTCTTGATGAGCTCGCCACTGAGCTTAAGAAAAGAAGAAAA
- a CDS encoding 3-isopropylmalate dehydratase large subunit: protein MSTNNEPMTISEKIFSKAAGKTVKAGEFVLANIDRAMTHDITGPLAVEGFYEIMRDKEEKKVWDPSKIVILFDHQVPADSLNAAQNHIMLRKFAKEQGIINYDVYEGVCHQVMPEKGHVKPGDLVVGSDSHTCAYGSLGAFSTGIGSTDMAAVFASGKLWFKVPDTIRFEVEGKLPKHVYSKDIILHLIGDVGAEGARYKAAEYAGSAISSLPMSERMTISNMAIEMGGKAGIIEADATTEAYLKERIPGYEFDPYWKSDEGSKCELHKYDISNLEPQVACPHNVDNVKPVTEVEGTKVDQIFVGSCTNGRFEDIEVVAKMMGDEPVAKGVRLLIIPASRTEYMKVLRAGYIEQFMEAGAMVESPCCGPCMGGSFGLLGDGEVGLATSNRNFKGREGSPQSFVYLSSPATAAASALTGEITDPRKI, encoded by the coding sequence ATGTCCACTAACAATGAACCTATGACGATCTCTGAGAAGATCTTTTCAAAGGCTGCCGGGAAGACGGTTAAAGCCGGAGAATTCGTACTGGCTAACATAGACAGGGCAATGACCCACGACATCACAGGACCTCTTGCAGTAGAAGGATTCTACGAGATAATGAGGGACAAGGAAGAGAAGAAAGTATGGGACCCAAGCAAGATCGTAATTCTTTTTGACCACCAGGTTCCTGCAGACTCACTTAACGCTGCACAGAACCACATAATGCTCAGAAAGTTCGCTAAGGAACAGGGCATCATTAACTATGACGTTTATGAAGGTGTCTGCCACCAGGTAATGCCTGAAAAGGGACACGTAAAGCCAGGCGACCTTGTAGTAGGTTCTGACTCACACACCTGTGCATACGGTTCACTCGGTGCATTCTCAACAGGTATCGGCTCAACTGACATGGCAGCAGTCTTTGCATCAGGAAAACTCTGGTTCAAAGTGCCTGACACAATCAGGTTTGAAGTTGAAGGAAAGCTTCCAAAGCACGTATATTCAAAGGATATCATCCTCCACCTCATTGGTGACGTAGGTGCAGAAGGTGCAAGATACAAGGCAGCAGAATACGCAGGTTCAGCTATCAGCTCACTTCCAATGTCCGAGCGTATGACCATCTCAAACATGGCAATCGAAATGGGCGGTAAAGCAGGTATCATCGAAGCTGATGCAACTACAGAAGCATACCTCAAGGAGAGAATACCAGGTTATGAGTTTGACCCATACTGGAAGTCTGACGAAGGTTCAAAGTGTGAGCTTCACAAGTATGATATCAGCAACCTTGAACCACAGGTCGCATGCCCACACAACGTAGACAACGTTAAGCCTGTAACAGAAGTTGAAGGCACAAAGGTAGACCAGATCTTTGTAGGTTCCTGTACCAACGGAAGATTCGAGGATATCGAAGTTGTGGCAAAGATGATGGGTGACGAGCCTGTTGCAAAGGGCGTAAGGCTTCTTATCATTCCTGCATCAAGGACAGAGTACATGAAGGTTCTCAGAGCAGGTTACATTGAGCAGTTCATGGAAGCAGGTGCAATGGTAGAATCTCCATGCTGTGGTCCATGTATGGGAGGTTCTTTCGGACTTCTTGGTGACGGCGAGGTGGGACTTGCAACATCCAACCGTAACTTCAAGGGTCGTGAAGGCAGTCCACAGTCATTCGTATATCTGAGCTCACCAGCAACCGCTGCAGCATCAGCACTCACAGGAGAAATTACAGATCCTAGAAAGATCTGA
- a CDS encoding YkgJ family cysteine cluster protein: MNENLKEILIRELKQELDSAKKITVRQIADEIHNIGFKCIMCGKCCRRDCGDNRVAITTTEIHNIENESDLEWEEIAEPFVAEVESPEEECEINSADGLIDEDGNIHTFGWMLRRKENRDCSFIPDDDTDNRCRIYKIRPLLCSTYPFYMEELKLNTSECEGIGEEIGLKESYELAELLLKRYILELEDTILTYKNYNGFKTGENGRNIAGSHLKQGYLNYVVHYSEGSYRIVKNI, encoded by the coding sequence ATGAATGAGAACTTAAAGGAAATCCTGATTCGTGAGCTCAAACAGGAGCTTGATTCTGCTAAGAAAATAACTGTACGCCAAATTGCAGATGAGATCCACAATATCGGATTTAAATGTATCATGTGCGGAAAATGCTGCCGCAGAGATTGCGGAGATAACCGGGTTGCAATTACCACTACAGAAATTCACAATATAGAGAATGAAAGCGACCTTGAGTGGGAAGAGATTGCAGAGCCTTTTGTAGCAGAGGTCGAATCCCCAGAAGAGGAATGTGAGATCAATTCAGCAGATGGCCTTATCGATGAAGATGGGAACATCCATACTTTCGGGTGGATGCTTCGTCGGAAAGAGAACAGGGATTGTTCATTCATTCCTGATGACGACACTGACAACAGGTGCAGGATATACAAAATAAGGCCTCTTTTGTGCAGCACTTACCCATTTTACATGGAAGAGCTCAAACTCAATACATCGGAATGTGAAGGTATTGGAGAAGAGATCGGACTTAAGGAAAGTTATGAGCTTGCAGAACTTTTGCTGAAAAGGTACATCCTGGAATTAGAGGACACGATCCTTACGTATAAGAACTATAATGGGTTCAAAACCGGGGAAAATGGACGAAATATTGCAGGATCTCACCTGAAGCAAGGATACTTAAATTACGTCGTCCATTATAGTGAGGGAAGTTACAGGATAGTAAAAAATATCTGA
- a CDS encoding DHH family phosphoesterase — MNNVAKEINATDKTKIKPTYLILGSGSFGFALAKELRELDKELIIVDKDAQKVETLREEAYEAMVGDVSDPNLFDMINTKNLAGILILSSDPKANKIALKNIKEKVSPDIYSVVRAPDVINMQEMENLGADLVIMPPRMVAKSLSRSLERAEAMRRGNKLTQWFEANKGKKLGIVVHDNPDPDAISSALALKTIAASFNVLADIIYHGEIGHQENKAFVNLLGIDLYRSEDVGFANYENLALVDCSMPGANNSLPLDTHVNIIIDHHPLPDADIDADFIDIRPHVGAAATILTKYLQELNIDIDSELATALLYGIRTDTLDFKRNTDSADLSAASYLYPLSDHDILDQLERPSMSIETLDVLGEAINSRQVIGSYLLSNVGSIRNRDTLPQAADYLLNLEGISTSIVFGVTEEKIYISGRSNDIRVNLGDVMKRAFGEEAGGGHATAAAAQIPLGVFSASKDRQTLLRLVNEAVVKRFLSAVGVEESDE; from the coding sequence ATTAACAACGTTGCAAAGGAGATCAACGCAACTGACAAAACTAAGATCAAGCCCACTTACCTTATTCTCGGTAGTGGCAGTTTTGGATTTGCATTAGCCAAGGAACTCAGGGAACTTGACAAAGAGCTTATTATCGTTGATAAGGATGCGCAGAAGGTCGAAACACTGCGTGAGGAAGCATACGAGGCCATGGTTGGCGATGTCAGCGACCCTAACCTTTTTGACATGATAAACACCAAGAACCTCGCAGGCATCCTTATACTGAGTTCTGATCCAAAGGCAAACAAAATAGCCCTCAAAAATATCAAGGAAAAAGTATCACCTGATATCTACTCGGTGGTGAGAGCTCCTGATGTGATCAACATGCAGGAGATGGAAAACCTTGGGGCCGACCTTGTGATAATGCCTCCAAGAATGGTGGCAAAGTCCCTTTCAAGATCACTTGAACGTGCTGAGGCAATGCGCAGAGGTAACAAACTTACCCAGTGGTTTGAGGCTAATAAAGGAAAGAAGCTTGGTATCGTTGTCCATGATAATCCGGACCCGGATGCCATATCCAGTGCACTTGCTTTGAAAACCATTGCAGCATCTTTCAATGTGCTTGCAGATATTATTTACCACGGAGAGATCGGACATCAGGAAAACAAGGCATTTGTGAACCTGCTTGGAATTGATCTTTACAGGTCGGAAGATGTAGGATTTGCAAATTACGAGAACCTTGCACTGGTGGATTGTTCAATGCCGGGTGCAAACAACTCACTTCCACTTGACACACATGTAAATATCATTATTGACCACCACCCTCTTCCTGATGCAGATATTGATGCAGATTTTATAGATATAAGACCACACGTCGGAGCTGCTGCTACAATTCTTACAAAATACCTGCAGGAGCTCAATATTGACATTGACAGTGAGCTTGCTACTGCACTGCTTTACGGCATAAGGACCGATACTCTTGATTTCAAGAGAAATACAGATTCAGCAGACCTTTCTGCAGCTTCATATCTTTATCCGCTATCAGATCATGATATACTGGATCAACTGGAACGTCCTTCAATGTCGATTGAAACCCTGGACGTGCTTGGTGAAGCTATTAACAGCAGACAGGTTATTGGAAGCTATCTGCTCTCAAATGTGGGAAGTATCCGTAACAGGGACACATTGCCACAGGCAGCGGATTACCTGCTTAACCTTGAAGGTATTTCAACATCAATCGTTTTTGGAGTTACTGAAGAAAAGATCTACATCTCAGGCCGCAGTAACGACATCAGGGTCAACCTTGGAGATGTCATGAAAAGAGCTTTCGGAGAAGAGGCCGGTGGTGGACATGCAACTGCTGCAGCCGCACAGATCCCACTGGGAGTGTTCAGTGCATCCAAGGACCGTCAGACACTATTAAGACTTGTTAATGAAGCTGTCGTTAAAAGATTCCTGTCAGCTGTAGGCGTGGAAGAGTCCGACGAGTAA
- a CDS encoding NAD(P)H-hydrate dehydratase gives MRAIDANCAYLGLSPVQLMENAGAAIAREIMSKTSSGRVLFVAGRGNNGGDAFVAARHLAMNENYDIRLILLGHSSRIRTEESKHNFALLGYSGLTELKEIADSKELEKYSGWKDNDIIVDGVLGSGIKGAPREPESTAIDLINSSGSYIISIDSPSGYDLDGGEVVKSVVADLTLTFHKMKAGLELPGSEKYTGLVKVAPIGVCRDAEEYVGMGDLMSLTHRNSDAHKGNSGRVLIIGGGAYYGAPALAAMAALRTGADIVTVAVPENVADTVASFSPDLIVNPLKGGRLNPSNIPVLKNLFEIHDVTVIGPGLGREKETLETVEQLLPFCKKAVVDADALFRLRLPVKSEGKFILTPHSAEFSRLSGSEIPDALASKKEIVSRFASEKDVTLVLKGKIDVISDGSVTRLNRTGNAGMTVGGTGDVLTGITGALFAVNDAMEAASCAVFISGAAGDLAFQEKGNGLLATDIIDRITDVISGVL, from the coding sequence ATGCGGGCTATAGATGCTAATTGCGCATATCTTGGCTTAAGCCCCGTGCAGCTTATGGAAAATGCAGGTGCTGCAATTGCCCGGGAAATAATGTCAAAGACAAGCTCCGGTAGAGTCCTTTTTGTTGCAGGCAGGGGAAACAACGGAGGAGATGCCTTTGTTGCTGCACGCCATCTGGCAATGAATGAGAATTATGATATTAGACTTATATTACTTGGTCATTCTTCCCGAATAAGAACAGAAGAATCAAAACATAATTTCGCCCTTTTAGGTTACAGTGGTCTCACAGAACTAAAAGAAATAGCAGATTCAAAGGAACTTGAAAAATACTCCGGCTGGAAAGACAATGACATCATTGTTGACGGAGTACTGGGTTCCGGAATAAAAGGTGCTCCAAGAGAACCTGAATCAACTGCAATTGACCTGATAAACTCCTCAGGTTCATACATAATCTCTATCGATTCTCCATCAGGATATGATCTCGATGGCGGTGAAGTAGTAAAAAGTGTGGTTGCAGATCTGACGCTCACATTCCATAAAATGAAAGCCGGCCTTGAACTTCCAGGTTCTGAGAAATACACCGGTCTGGTAAAAGTTGCTCCTATTGGTGTTTGCAGGGATGCAGAGGAATATGTGGGTATGGGAGATTTAATGTCCCTCACACACAGAAACAGTGATGCTCACAAAGGCAATTCAGGTAGAGTCCTGATTATCGGCGGCGGTGCGTACTATGGTGCTCCTGCCCTTGCAGCCATGGCAGCGCTTCGAACAGGTGCAGATATTGTAACCGTAGCAGTACCGGAAAATGTTGCTGACACAGTTGCTTCATTTTCCCCGGATCTGATAGTAAATCCTCTTAAAGGTGGCAGGCTAAATCCTTCAAATATTCCAGTTCTCAAAAATCTCTTTGAAATCCACGATGTTACTGTAATTGGTCCTGGTCTTGGAAGGGAAAAGGAAACTCTGGAAACAGTGGAGCAGCTTTTGCCTTTTTGCAAAAAAGCTGTCGTTGATGCTGATGCGCTTTTCAGACTCAGATTGCCCGTGAAAAGTGAGGGCAAGTTCATCCTGACACCACATTCGGCAGAGTTCTCAAGACTGTCGGGGTCTGAAATCCCGGATGCACTTGCTTCAAAAAAGGAGATTGTCAGCAGATTTGCTTCTGAAAAAGATGTCACTCTTGTTCTAAAAGGAAAGATAGATGTCATCTCGGATGGCTCAGTCACCCGGCTTAACAGGACAGGCAATGCCGGCATGACCGTTGGCGGAACAGGCGATGTCCTGACAGGAATAACCGGTGCTCTTTTTGCAGTAAACGATGCTATGGAGGCAGCTTCATGTGCGGTTTTCATTAGCGGTGCAGCCGGTGACCTTGCATTTCAGGAAAAAGGTAACGGGTTGCTTGCGACAGATATAATTGACCGGATAACCGATGTTATATCAGGTGTATTATAA